Proteins from a genomic interval of Salvelinus alpinus chromosome 7, SLU_Salpinus.1, whole genome shotgun sequence:
- the syt15 gene encoding synaptotagmin-15 translates to MIISCASLCDRPDEIPFFLPPRFKPTLRSEEGEKEGRKDLSSTHRGSLTVGSWYPVGSVRASLYWVPDVSEVSPPPGRAVRLCFSVAYRHDNEQLYVSLLRLSNLPTCFYSNDTLADLRLLPDDRRRHKARARCRGRDPEFNDSFVFQVSGVCVSESVLSVYVLSVDRGGRHHAVGRVLFPIEGELGEGGRLLWRDLETKDEMQCSGLGDIQVSLNYSPSLQRLTVVILRARSLQIHTDTGVCFQVSLQIHTRVVKSRRTPVVSSGAEHGFNHKMTFKLRPAQLDQTCLILELIVSGLTPVGVVVLGPFMYARGPQLQHWTDMVNTPNELVKQWHGLGKPT, encoded by the exons ATGATAATTTCCTGTGCCTCTCTCTGTGATAGGCCAGATGAGATCCCATTCTTCCTGCCACCCCGATTTAAACCAACTCTCAGGAgcgaggagggggagaaagagggacggAAGGACCTCAGCAGCACCCATCGTGGATCTCTCACAGTAGGGA GCTGGTATCCAGTAGGTAGTGTAAGGGCAAGTCTGTACTGGGTCCCTGATGTCAGTGAGGTGTCACCCCCCCCTGGTCGCGCCGTGCGACTGTGCTTCTCAGTGGCCTATCGCCATGACAACGAACAGCTTTATGTCTCGCTGCTCCGCCTGAGCAACTTGCCAACATGTTTCTATAGTAACGACACACTGGCAGATCTGCGACTTCTCCCTGACGACCGTCGCCGACACAAAGCCAGGGCCCGATGCAGGGGCCGCGACCCCGAGTTCAACGACAGCTTTGTGTTCCag gtatcgggtgtgtgtgtatctgagagTGTGCTCAGTGTGTACGTGTTGAGTGTGGATCGGGGGGGCAGACACCATGCGGTGGGCAGGGTTCTGTTCCCTATTGAAGGGGAGCTGGGGGAGGGGGGCAGGCTGCTCTGGAGAGACCTAGAGACTAAGGACGAaatgcag tgttcaggtcTTGGTGATATTCAGGTGTCTCTGAACTACAGTCCGTCTCTACAACGCCTCACTGTGGTCATACTGAGAGCACGCAGCCTGCagatacacactgacacag GCGTGTGTTTCCAGGTGAGCCTACAGATCCACACTCGGGTAGTGAAATCCAGACGGACGCCTGTGGTTAGTAGTGGCGCTGAACATGGCTTCAACCACAAGATGACCTTTAAGCTCCGCCCCGCTCAGCTCGACCAGACCTGTCTGATCTTGGAGCTGATTGTATCAGGCCTTACCCCAGTAGGTGTGGTGGTGCTGGGGCCATTCATGTATGCCAGGGGGCCTCAGCTTCAGCACTGGACTGACATGGTCAATACACCCAATGAACTGGTCAAACAGTGGCATGGACTAGGCAAgcccacataa